The following are from one region of the Rhodothermus sp. genome:
- the rpsL gene encoding 30S ribosomal protein S12, whose protein sequence is MPTIQQLIRFGRKPKIKKSKSVALHGCPQRRGVCTRVYTTTPKKPNSALRKVAKVRLTNGEEVIAYIPGEGHNLQEHSIVLVRGGRVKDLPGVKYHIVRGALDAAGVADRRKSRSKYGTKRPKQ, encoded by the coding sequence GTGCCTACCATTCAGCAATTGATCCGGTTTGGGCGCAAGCCCAAGATTAAAAAGAGTAAATCGGTGGCCCTGCATGGTTGCCCGCAGCGGCGAGGTGTGTGTACGCGTGTATATACCACCACGCCGAAGAAGCCAAACTCGGCGCTGCGTAAAGTGGCAAAGGTGCGTCTGACCAATGGAGAAGAGGTAATTGCCTACATACCAGGGGAGGGGCACAACCTGCAGGAGCACTCCATTGTGTTGGTGCGCGGAGGACGTGTGAAAGACTTGCCAGGTGTGAAGTATCACATTGTGCGAGGGGCACTGGATGCGGCCGGTGTGGCCGACCGGCGTAAGTCGCGTTCTAAGTACGGTACAAAGCGGCCTAAACAGTAA
- the rpsG gene encoding 30S ribosomal protein S7, whose amino-acid sequence MRRKRAERRPVAPDPVYNDELVARFINYVMRDGKKSIAQKIVYEAFKLIEARTGEPGIDVFKRAVNNAAPLLEVRSRRVGGATYQVPMEVRPERRMSLAFRWIIQSARARRDKSMAIRLANELMAAAQGEGGAIKKKDDMHRMAEANRAFAHFRF is encoded by the coding sequence ATGCGTAGAAAGCGAGCAGAAAGACGACCGGTTGCGCCAGATCCAGTTTACAACGACGAGCTGGTGGCGCGTTTTATCAATTATGTGATGCGTGATGGTAAGAAGAGCATTGCGCAAAAGATTGTATACGAGGCGTTTAAACTTATAGAGGCGCGCACGGGCGAGCCAGGCATTGACGTGTTCAAGCGGGCGGTGAACAATGCGGCCCCGCTACTGGAGGTGCGGAGCCGTCGCGTAGGTGGTGCTACCTACCAGGTACCTATGGAGGTGCGGCCAGAACGACGTATGTCGCTGGCCTTCCGGTGGATTATTCAAAGTGCTCGCGCGCGTCGGGATAAAAGCATGGCCATTCGGTTGGCTAACGAGCTGATGGCGGCTGCGCAGGGTGAAGGCGGGGCCATCAAGAAGAAGGACGACATGCATCGCATGGCGGAAGCGAACCGGGCCTTTGCCCACTTCCGCTTCTGA